A single genomic interval of Mycobacterium sp. DL592 harbors:
- the fdhD gene encoding formate dehydrogenase accessory sulfurtransferase FdhD: MGRVTARRRASHLADGTVTERPETLVVEEPLEIRVNSAAVTVTMRTPGSDVELAQGFLLTEGVIARREDVLTVQYCRGAGEDGANTYNVLDVTLHPDVPPPDTDVTRNFYTTSSCGVCGKASLEAVRLSSRYSPGDDPSTVSTATLTSMPAQLRSAQKVFASTGGLHAAALFATDGALLAVREDIGRHNAVDKVIGWALEANHVPLAGTVLLVSGRASFELTQKAVMAGIPVLAAVSAPSSLAVDLATQSGLTLIAFLRGDSMNVYSRADRVIG; encoded by the coding sequence ATGGGGCGGGTGACCGCACGACGACGAGCCAGCCACCTCGCCGACGGCACCGTCACCGAACGGCCCGAGACGCTCGTCGTCGAGGAGCCGCTGGAGATCCGGGTCAACTCCGCGGCGGTGACGGTCACGATGCGCACGCCGGGCTCCGATGTCGAACTGGCCCAAGGCTTTCTGCTCACCGAAGGCGTGATCGCCCGCCGCGAGGACGTGCTGACGGTGCAGTACTGCCGGGGCGCCGGCGAGGACGGGGCCAACACCTACAACGTCCTCGACGTCACACTGCACCCCGATGTACCGCCCCCGGACACCGACGTGACCCGCAACTTCTACACCACCTCGTCATGCGGGGTGTGCGGAAAGGCCTCACTGGAGGCGGTTCGGCTGTCCAGCCGGTACTCCCCGGGCGACGACCCATCGACGGTGTCGACTGCGACTCTGACGTCGATGCCGGCCCAATTGCGGTCAGCCCAGAAGGTTTTCGCCAGTACCGGTGGGCTGCATGCCGCCGCGTTGTTCGCCACTGACGGCGCCCTGCTGGCCGTTCGCGAGGACATCGGCAGGCACAACGCCGTCGACAAGGTGATCGGCTGGGCACTGGAAGCCAACCACGTCCCGCTGGCCGGCACCGTCCTGTTGGTCAGTGGCCGGGCGTCGTTCGAACTCACCCAGAAAGCGGTGATGGCCGGAATACCGGTGCTCGCCGCGGTGTCGGCGCCGTCGTCGCTGGCTGTCGACCTGGCCACCCAGTCGGGTCTGACTCTGATCGCTTTCTTGCGGGGTGACTCGATGAACGTCTACAGCCGAGCGGATCGCGTCATCGGCTGA
- a CDS encoding FdhF/YdeP family oxidoreductase: protein MGEFRDVDADYDEHAVTVGAPKVEAAGVPAVMVALRRGLAEMGPIRTVEALARLNQRHGFDCPGCAWPEEHGGRKVAEFCENGAKAVAEEATKRRVTPEFFARHTVAELAAKPEYWLSQQGRITHPMVLRPGEAHYRPISWDEAYALIAQNLNALASPDEAVFYTSGRTSNEAAFLYQLLVRSFGTNNLPDCSNMCHESSGTALVDSIGIGKGSVTVDDIEHADVIVIAGQNPGTNHPRMLSVLEKARANGAKIIAVNPLPEAGLIRFKDPQKVHGVVGHGIPIADEFVQIRIGGDLALFKGLGRLLVEADDRSPGSVIDRAFIDDHCHGFEDYLAEARTVDLDTVVEATGIQRAQLERVAEMLAGSQRTIVCWAMGITQHTHAVATIGELTNVLLMRGMIGKPGAGVCPVRGHSNVQGDRTMGIWEKAPEPFLAALDRRFGITSPRKHGYDTVDAIRAMRDGRASVFIGMGGNFASATPDTTVTESALSSCALTVQVSTKLNRSHLVHGTSALILPTLGRTDRDIVNGRKQVVSVEDSMSMVHLSRGSLTPPSDQVRSEVSIICQLARAVLGAGHPVAWESFAADYDTIRDAIAAVVPGCTDYNRRVRQPDGFQLPHPPRDAREFPTITGKANFSVNPMQWVPVPPGRLVLQTLRSHDQYNTTIYGLDDRYRGVKGGRRVVFVNPADIVSLGLADGDRVDLVSEFTDATGEVEERRAKDFLVVPYPTPVGNAAAYYPETNPLVPLDHVALKSNTPVSKAIVIRLEPSWGG, encoded by the coding sequence ATGGGTGAGTTTCGGGACGTCGACGCCGACTACGACGAGCATGCGGTAACCGTCGGAGCGCCCAAAGTCGAGGCTGCCGGTGTCCCGGCCGTCATGGTGGCGCTGCGGCGCGGCCTGGCAGAGATGGGACCGATCCGGACTGTCGAAGCCTTGGCGCGACTCAATCAGCGCCACGGCTTCGACTGCCCCGGCTGCGCATGGCCGGAAGAGCATGGCGGCCGCAAGGTCGCCGAGTTCTGCGAGAACGGCGCCAAAGCGGTGGCCGAGGAGGCGACCAAGCGCCGCGTCACGCCGGAGTTCTTCGCCCGGCACACCGTGGCGGAGCTGGCGGCCAAACCGGAGTACTGGCTGTCCCAGCAGGGCCGGATCACCCATCCGATGGTGCTCCGCCCCGGCGAGGCGCACTACCGGCCGATCAGCTGGGACGAGGCGTACGCGCTGATCGCACAGAATCTGAACGCACTGGCCTCCCCCGACGAGGCGGTGTTCTACACCTCGGGTCGCACCAGTAACGAGGCCGCATTCCTCTACCAGCTGCTGGTACGCAGCTTCGGCACCAACAACCTGCCGGACTGCTCGAACATGTGCCACGAGTCCTCCGGCACCGCGCTGGTCGACTCGATCGGCATCGGCAAGGGGTCGGTGACCGTCGATGACATCGAGCACGCCGACGTCATCGTGATAGCCGGCCAGAACCCGGGCACCAATCATCCGCGCATGCTGTCGGTGCTGGAGAAGGCGCGGGCCAACGGCGCCAAGATCATCGCGGTCAATCCACTGCCCGAGGCCGGACTGATCCGGTTCAAGGATCCGCAGAAGGTACACGGCGTCGTCGGTCACGGGATACCGATCGCCGACGAGTTCGTCCAGATCCGGATCGGCGGCGACCTGGCCCTGTTCAAGGGGCTGGGCCGGCTGCTGGTCGAAGCCGACGACCGCTCCCCCGGCAGCGTCATCGACCGGGCTTTCATCGATGACCACTGCCACGGGTTCGAGGACTATCTCGCCGAAGCCCGCACCGTCGACCTCGACACCGTCGTCGAAGCCACCGGAATCCAACGCGCGCAACTCGAGCGGGTCGCGGAGATGCTGGCGGGCTCGCAGCGCACGATCGTGTGCTGGGCCATGGGCATCACCCAGCACACCCATGCCGTAGCCACCATCGGCGAGCTCACCAACGTCCTGCTGATGCGCGGCATGATCGGAAAGCCCGGCGCCGGCGTGTGCCCGGTCCGCGGGCACTCCAACGTCCAGGGCGACCGGACGATGGGCATCTGGGAGAAGGCACCCGAACCGTTCCTGGCTGCCCTGGACCGCCGGTTCGGGATCACCAGCCCTCGCAAGCACGGTTACGACACCGTCGACGCCATCAGGGCGATGCGCGACGGCCGCGCCTCGGTGTTCATCGGAATGGGCGGCAACTTCGCCTCGGCGACCCCCGACACCACGGTCACCGAGTCGGCGTTGAGCTCATGCGCGTTGACGGTGCAGGTGTCGACCAAACTCAACCGCAGCCACCTCGTCCACGGCACCAGCGCGTTGATCCTGCCGACCCTCGGCCGCACCGACCGTGACATTGTCAACGGCCGTAAACAGGTTGTCTCCGTTGAGGACTCGATGTCGATGGTGCATCTGTCACGGGGTTCACTGACCCCGCCGAGTGACCAGGTGCGCAGCGAGGTGTCGATCATCTGCCAGCTGGCGCGCGCAGTGCTGGGCGCCGGGCACCCGGTGGCGTGGGAGAGCTTCGCCGCCGACTATGACACCATCCGCGACGCGATCGCGGCGGTCGTTCCGGGCTGCACCGACTACAACAGGCGGGTACGCCAACCCGATGGATTCCAGTTGCCGCATCCTCCTCGCGATGCGCGCGAGTTCCCGACCATCACCGGCAAGGCGAACTTCAGCGTCAACCCGATGCAGTGGGTGCCGGTGCCGCCCGGGCGGCTGGTGTTGCAGACCTTGCGCAGCCACGACCAATACAACACCACGATTTACGGTCTCGACGATCGGTACCGCGGCGTGAAGGGCGGGCGGCGGGTCGTGTTCGTCAACCCCGCCGACATCGTGTCGCTGGGACTGGCCGACGGCGACCGGGTTGACCTGGTCTCGGAGTTCACCGACGCCACCGGCGAAGTCGAGGAACGGCGCGCCAAGGACTTTCTCGTCGTGCCGTACCCCACTCCGGTGGGCAACGCCGCCGCCTACTATCCCGAGACCAATCCCCTGGTTCCGCTGGATCACGTTGCGCTGAAATCGAATACGCCGGTGTCCAAGGCGATCGTCATTAGATTGGAGCCCTCATGGGGCGGGTGA
- a CDS encoding glutamine synthetase III encodes MSGNAVRLTAINNVEAYEPPPISFDPGEAPGEIFGSNVFTLAEMRLRLPKSVYKSVVATIEKGAKLDPAVADAVASVMKDWALSKGATHYAHVFYPMTGLTAEKHDSFLDPVGDGTTLAEFAGKTLIQGEPDASSFPSGGLRSTFEARGYTGWDVTSPAYILENPNGNTLCIPTVFVSMTGEALDYKTPLLRSQQAMGAQAERILKLFGHKDFDHIVSFCGPEQEYFLVDRHFFLARPDLINAGRTLFGAKPPKGQEFDDHYFGAIPERVLGFMMDTERELFKLGIPAKTRHNEVAPGQFEIAPMFERANIAADHQQLLMTTFKAIAKKHGMECLFHEKPFAGVNGSGKHVNFSLGNAQFGSLLVPGDTPHENAQFLVFCAAVIRAVHKFSGLLRVSVASATNDHRLGANEAPPAIISIFLGDQLADVFDQIAKGAATSSKGKGTMIIGVDTLPELPTDPGDRNRTSPFAFTGNRFEFRAPGSGQTINVPMIILNTIMADSLDYMATVLESAVADGEDFDSAVQKLLTEIITEHGAVVFNGDGYSENWQIEAAARGLPNLKTTLDAIPQLVTPEAIEVFEKYGVFNSRELHSREEVRYETYALTVNVEAKLTLEIGSTVILPAAVRYQTELAQNVAALKAAGVDADTTLLATVSTPISELTAALAALKTALGAHGGDTGKEEAEHAASLLPLMDAVRAAADTLEGVVADDLWPLPTYQEMLYIL; translated from the coding sequence TTGAGCGGAAACGCGGTCCGCCTGACGGCGATCAACAATGTCGAGGCCTACGAGCCACCGCCCATCAGCTTCGATCCCGGTGAGGCGCCGGGCGAGATCTTCGGCTCCAACGTCTTCACGCTGGCCGAGATGCGCCTGCGGCTGCCCAAGTCGGTGTACAAGTCTGTCGTTGCCACCATCGAGAAGGGCGCCAAGCTCGACCCGGCCGTGGCCGATGCCGTCGCGTCGGTGATGAAGGACTGGGCGCTGTCCAAGGGGGCGACGCACTACGCGCACGTCTTCTACCCGATGACGGGGCTGACCGCCGAGAAGCACGACAGCTTCCTCGACCCGGTCGGCGACGGAACCACCCTCGCCGAGTTCGCGGGCAAGACCCTGATCCAGGGCGAGCCCGACGCCTCCAGCTTCCCCTCGGGCGGCCTGCGCAGCACCTTCGAGGCGCGGGGTTACACCGGTTGGGATGTCACCAGCCCGGCCTACATCCTGGAGAACCCCAACGGCAACACGCTGTGCATCCCCACGGTGTTCGTCTCGATGACCGGTGAGGCGCTGGACTACAAGACGCCTCTGCTGCGCAGCCAGCAGGCCATGGGCGCGCAGGCCGAACGAATCCTGAAGTTGTTCGGGCACAAGGATTTCGACCACATCGTGTCGTTCTGCGGGCCCGAGCAGGAGTACTTCCTGGTCGACCGTCACTTCTTCCTGGCCCGCCCGGATCTGATCAACGCCGGACGCACGCTGTTCGGCGCGAAGCCGCCCAAGGGCCAGGAGTTCGACGACCACTACTTCGGCGCCATCCCCGAGCGCGTGCTCGGCTTCATGATGGACACCGAGCGTGAGCTGTTCAAGCTCGGCATTCCGGCCAAGACCCGCCACAACGAGGTCGCACCCGGACAGTTCGAGATCGCGCCGATGTTCGAGCGGGCCAACATCGCCGCCGACCACCAGCAGCTGCTGATGACCACGTTCAAGGCCATCGCCAAGAAGCACGGTATGGAGTGCCTGTTCCACGAGAAGCCGTTCGCCGGCGTCAACGGTTCGGGTAAGCACGTCAACTTCTCACTGGGTAACGCGCAGTTCGGTTCGCTGCTGGTGCCCGGTGACACGCCGCATGAGAACGCCCAGTTCCTGGTGTTCTGTGCTGCCGTGATCCGCGCCGTGCACAAGTTCTCCGGCCTACTGCGGGTGTCGGTGGCCTCGGCCACCAACGACCACCGCCTCGGCGCCAACGAGGCACCGCCGGCGATCATCTCGATCTTCCTCGGCGACCAGCTGGCCGACGTGTTCGATCAGATCGCCAAGGGTGCGGCGACATCGTCAAAAGGCAAGGGCACCATGATCATCGGTGTCGACACGCTGCCCGAACTGCCGACCGATCCGGGCGACCGCAACCGCACCAGCCCATTTGCCTTCACCGGCAACCGTTTCGAGTTCCGTGCGCCGGGCTCGGGCCAGACCATCAACGTGCCGATGATCATTCTCAACACGATCATGGCGGACTCGCTCGACTACATGGCCACCGTGCTGGAGAGCGCCGTCGCCGATGGCGAGGACTTCGATTCCGCCGTGCAGAAGCTGCTCACCGAGATCATCACCGAGCACGGCGCCGTCGTGTTCAACGGTGACGGCTACTCGGAGAACTGGCAGATCGAGGCGGCCGCGCGCGGATTGCCGAACCTCAAGACGACGCTCGATGCCATCCCGCAGTTGGTGACGCCGGAGGCGATCGAGGTCTTCGAGAAGTATGGCGTCTTCAACTCGCGCGAGCTGCACAGTCGTGAAGAGGTCCGTTACGAGACCTACGCGCTGACCGTCAACGTCGAGGCCAAGCTGACGCTGGAGATCGGGTCGACGGTGATTCTGCCTGCGGCCGTTCGGTACCAGACCGAGCTGGCGCAGAACGTCGCGGCGCTGAAGGCGGCCGGTGTGGATGCCGACACCACGCTGCTGGCGACGGTGTCGACGCCGATCTCGGAGCTGACGGCAGCGCTGGCAGCGCTCAAGACGGCGCTGGGTGCGCACGGCGGCGACACCGGCAAGGAGGAGGCCGAGCACGCGGCGAGCCTGCTTCCCTTGATGGACGCGGTGCGTGCGGCGGCCGACACCCTGGAAGGTGTCGTGGCTGACGACCTGTGGCCGCTGCCGACCTATCAGGAGATGCTCTACATCCTCTGA
- a CDS encoding nitroreductase family deazaflavin-dependent oxidoreductase: MPQDFPDAHWGSERISTLFRPFYALASSRVGSRFIRVLVPLDRRVLRATKGKFTLFGPTSLPELLLTTTGRKSGQPRMSALSYLRDGDRLLVLGSNFGQQHHPGWTANLLADPEAVVAINGVEIPVTATLLTGDARGPALQRFLAYPMYQSYRTRTDRELRVFALARR; the protein is encoded by the coding sequence GTGCCACAGGATTTTCCCGACGCCCATTGGGGCAGCGAACGAATCTCGACGCTGTTCCGTCCCTTCTACGCGCTGGCGTCGTCTCGGGTGGGATCACGGTTCATCCGCGTGCTCGTGCCGCTGGATCGTCGGGTCCTTCGGGCGACCAAGGGAAAGTTCACGCTGTTCGGGCCCACGTCACTGCCCGAGCTGCTGCTGACCACCACAGGGCGCAAATCAGGCCAGCCCCGAATGTCGGCACTGAGCTATCTACGTGACGGTGACCGACTGTTAGTGCTCGGCAGCAACTTCGGCCAGCAGCACCATCCCGGGTGGACGGCCAACCTGCTGGCCGATCCCGAAGCTGTGGTGGCGATCAATGGTGTCGAAATACCGGTGACGGCAACACTTTTGACGGGTGACGCCCGGGGCCCGGCGTTGCAGCGGTTCCTGGCCTACCCGATGTACCAGTCCTATCGCACCCGTACCGACCGAGAACTGCGGGTGTTCGCACTGGCGCGCCGGTAA
- a CDS encoding PfkB family carbohydrate kinase produces MSRPPAKPAPGVTVLGNLAIDVIDGGDRTPGGCASFAGVALEAAGGYGRIVGLAAAEDMSLFAGLIERFGPILTVLPADRTSSFRLDYVDVDHRRMSVEAIGPVWGDAEIEAADPATTWVHLAPLLRTDFPPGALALLARRGHRVAYDGQGLVRADRLGPLVVDRHYPRELLADIDILKLAEDEALIVADGDFDEGTARQLGVPEILVTYGSEGCDIYTGGSCVRVPAAWRVENVQTTGAGDMFTSSYVANRAAGADPTSAAKAASELVAGELEKRRGDAP; encoded by the coding sequence ATGTCAAGGCCTCCCGCGAAGCCCGCTCCGGGAGTCACCGTGCTGGGCAACCTCGCCATCGACGTGATCGACGGCGGTGACCGCACCCCGGGCGGGTGCGCATCGTTCGCGGGAGTGGCGTTGGAGGCCGCGGGTGGCTACGGTCGGATCGTGGGCCTGGCGGCTGCCGAGGACATGTCGTTGTTCGCGGGACTCATCGAACGGTTCGGCCCGATCCTGACTGTCCTGCCCGCCGACCGCACGAGCTCCTTCCGGCTGGACTATGTCGACGTCGATCACCGCCGGATGTCGGTGGAGGCCATCGGCCCGGTCTGGGGAGACGCCGAGATCGAAGCCGCTGACCCGGCCACCACGTGGGTCCATCTGGCGCCGCTGCTGCGCACCGACTTCCCGCCGGGCGCGCTGGCGTTGCTCGCGCGGCGCGGCCACCGGGTCGCCTACGACGGGCAGGGCCTCGTGCGGGCCGACCGGCTGGGGCCGCTGGTTGTCGACCGCCACTATCCGCGCGAACTCCTGGCCGATATCGACATCCTCAAGCTGGCCGAGGACGAGGCGCTGATCGTCGCCGACGGCGACTTCGACGAGGGCACCGCCCGACAGCTGGGGGTCCCGGAGATCCTGGTGACCTACGGATCGGAAGGCTGCGACATCTATACCGGCGGCAGCTGTGTGCGTGTTCCGGCTGCGTGGCGGGTCGAAAACGTGCAGACCACCGGGGCCGGCGACATGTTCACCTCGAGCTATGTCGCCAACCGGGCGGCCGGCGCCGATCCCACCTCGGCGGCAAAGGCCGCCAGTGAACTCGTCGCGGGTGAACTCGAGAAGCGGCGAGGCGACGCACCGTAG
- a CDS encoding 2-oxoacid:acceptor oxidoreductase subunit alpha, with the protein MGPNGNGATGNRQKLEKVVIRFAGDSGDGMQLTGDRFTTEAALFGNDLATQPNYPAEIRAPQGTLPGVSSFQIQIADYDILTAGDRPDVLVAMNPAALKANLADLPRGGLVIANSDEFTKRNLAKVGYESNPLESDELSEFVVHAIPMTTLTLGAVEEIGASKKDGQRAKNMFALGLLSWMYGRPIETSETFIREKFARKPDVAEANVLALKAGWNYGETTEAFGTTYEVAPAKLAPGEYRQISGNTALAYGVIAAGQLADIQVILGSYPITPASDILHELSKHKNFNILTFQAEDEIAGIGAAIGASYGGALGVTSTSGPGVSLKSEAIGLAVMTELPLLVIDVQRGGPSTGLPTKTEQSDLLQAMFGRNGESPVAVLAARSPSDCFEVAIEAARIALTYRTPVLLLSDGAIANGSEPWRIPDVGDFAPIDANFAKAGEDFAPYNRDPETLARQFAIPGTPGLEHRIGGLESANGSGNISYEPANHDLMVRLRQAKIDGIDVPDLEVDDPTGDAELLLLGWGSSFGPIGEACRRARRRGIKVAHAQLRHLNPFPANLGEVLARYPKVVVPEMNLGQLALLLRGKYLVDIQSVTKVQGMAFLADEVEGIIDGALNGTLRETESDKAKFARLAAATAGVNA; encoded by the coding sequence GTGGGTCCGAACGGCAACGGGGCTACGGGTAACCGGCAGAAACTCGAAAAGGTCGTCATCCGATTCGCCGGTGACTCCGGCGACGGTATGCAGCTCACCGGTGACCGGTTCACCACCGAAGCGGCTCTCTTCGGCAATGACCTTGCGACACAGCCGAATTACCCCGCCGAGATCCGTGCTCCCCAGGGCACGCTGCCCGGCGTTTCGTCGTTCCAGATCCAGATCGCCGACTACGACATCCTTACCGCCGGTGACCGCCCGGACGTGCTGGTCGCCATGAACCCGGCGGCGCTCAAGGCCAACCTCGCCGACCTGCCGCGCGGTGGCCTGGTGATCGCCAATTCTGACGAGTTCACCAAGCGCAACCTCGCGAAGGTTGGCTACGAGAGCAATCCCCTCGAGAGCGACGAACTCTCCGAGTTCGTGGTGCACGCGATCCCGATGACGACGCTGACCCTCGGTGCGGTCGAGGAGATCGGCGCGTCCAAGAAGGACGGTCAGCGGGCCAAGAACATGTTCGCCCTCGGCCTGCTGTCGTGGATGTACGGCCGGCCCATCGAGACCAGCGAGACGTTCATCCGGGAGAAGTTCGCCCGCAAGCCCGATGTCGCCGAGGCCAACGTGCTGGCGCTCAAGGCGGGCTGGAACTACGGCGAGACCACCGAGGCGTTCGGCACCACCTACGAGGTGGCCCCGGCCAAGCTGGCTCCCGGCGAGTACCGGCAGATCTCGGGTAACACCGCTCTGGCCTACGGCGTCATCGCCGCCGGTCAGCTGGCCGACATTCAGGTGATCCTGGGGAGCTACCCGATCACCCCGGCCTCGGACATCCTGCACGAGCTGTCCAAGCACAAGAACTTCAACATCTTGACCTTCCAGGCCGAGGACGAGATCGCCGGCATCGGTGCCGCTATCGGCGCGTCCTACGGCGGGGCGCTGGGCGTTACCAGCACCTCGGGTCCCGGCGTCTCCTTGAAGTCGGAGGCCATCGGCCTGGCCGTGATGACCGAACTGCCTCTTCTGGTGATCGACGTGCAGCGCGGCGGGCCCTCGACCGGTCTTCCGACCAAGACCGAGCAGTCCGATCTTTTGCAGGCGATGTTCGGCCGCAACGGCGAGTCGCCGGTGGCTGTTCTGGCTGCGCGCTCCCCGTCGGACTGCTTCGAGGTCGCCATCGAGGCCGCCCGGATCGCGCTGACCTACCGCACGCCGGTGCTGCTGCTGTCCGACGGCGCGATCGCCAACGGTTCGGAGCCGTGGCGTATCCCCGACGTCGGGGATTTCGCACCGATCGACGCCAACTTCGCCAAGGCGGGGGAGGACTTCGCCCCCTACAACCGTGACCCGGAGACCCTGGCCCGTCAGTTCGCGATCCCGGGAACTCCCGGTCTGGAGCACCGCATCGGTGGCCTGGAGTCGGCCAACGGCTCGGGCAACATCTCCTACGAGCCGGCCAACCACGATCTGATGGTCCGGTTGCGTCAGGCCAAGATCGACGGCATCGACGTGCCCGATCTCGAGGTGGACGACCCGACCGGCGACGCCGAACTCCTGCTCCTAGGCTGGGGTTCGTCGTTCGGACCGATCGGCGAGGCCTGCCGCCGAGCCCGCCGCCGCGGCATCAAGGTGGCCCACGCCCAGCTGCGTCACCTCAACCCGTTCCCGGCCAACCTCGGTGAGGTGCTGGCGCGCTACCCGAAGGTCGTCGTGCCGGAGATGAACCTCGGCCAGTTGGCGCTGCTGCTGCGCGGCAAGTACCTGGTCGACATCCAGTCGGTGACCAAGGTGCAGGGCATGGCATTCCTCGCCGACGAGGTCGAGGGCATCATCGATGGAGCCCTGAACGGCACGCTCAGGGAGACCGAAAGCGACAAGGCGAAGTTCGCCAGGCTGGCGGCAGCTACCGCGGGAGTGAACGCATGA
- a CDS encoding 2-oxoacid:ferredoxin oxidoreductase subunit beta, which translates to MTDLIGTDLLAPASKTAGVPTTDAPQKAKDFTTDQEVRWCPGCGDYVILNTIRNFLPELGLRRENIAFVSGIGCSSRFPYYLESYGFHSIHGRAPTVATGLALARPDLSVWVVTGDGDALSIGGNHLIHALRRNVNITILLFNNRIYGLTKGQYSPTSEVGKVTKSTPMGSLDYPFNPVSLALGAEATFVGRALDSDRAGLSEVLRAAAEHRGAALVEILQDCPIFNDGSFDVLRKEGAEERVINVRQGEPVTFGANGEYCVVKTGFGLDVAKTADVSASDIVVHDAQIDDPAYAFALSRLSDQNLEHTVMGIFRQVSRPAYDDAARDQVLSAREATPHDRHALQSLLRGRDTWTVD; encoded by the coding sequence ATGACCGATCTGATCGGAACCGACCTTCTGGCACCGGCGTCGAAGACGGCGGGGGTGCCCACCACCGACGCGCCGCAGAAGGCCAAGGACTTCACCACCGACCAGGAGGTGCGGTGGTGCCCGGGGTGCGGTGACTACGTCATCCTCAACACCATCCGCAACTTCCTGCCCGAGCTCGGGTTGCGCCGGGAGAACATCGCGTTCGTCAGCGGCATCGGCTGCTCGAGCCGGTTCCCGTACTACCTGGAGAGCTACGGCTTCCACTCGATCCACGGGCGTGCCCCGACCGTTGCGACCGGCCTGGCGCTGGCGCGCCCCGATCTGTCGGTCTGGGTCGTCACCGGTGACGGCGACGCGCTGTCCATCGGCGGCAACCACCTGATCCACGCGTTGCGCCGCAACGTCAACATCACGATCCTGCTGTTCAACAACCGGATCTACGGGCTGACCAAGGGGCAGTACTCGCCGACCTCGGAGGTTGGCAAGGTCACGAAGTCCACCCCGATGGGCTCGCTGGACTACCCGTTCAACCCGGTGTCGCTGGCGCTGGGCGCCGAGGCGACGTTCGTCGGGCGGGCGCTGGACTCCGACCGTGCGGGCCTGTCCGAAGTGCTGCGCGCCGCCGCCGAGCACCGGGGTGCTGCACTCGTCGAGATCCTGCAGGACTGCCCGATCTTCAACGACGGCTCCTTCGACGTGCTGCGCAAGGAAGGCGCCGAGGAGCGGGTCATCAACGTCCGCCAGGGTGAGCCGGTGACATTCGGCGCCAACGGTGAGTACTGCGTGGTCAAGACCGGGTTCGGCCTGGATGTCGCCAAGACCGCCGACGTGTCCGCCAGTGACATCGTGGTCCACGACGCCCAGATCGACGACCCGGCCTACGCCTTCGCCCTTTCCCGGCTGTCCGACCAGAACCTCGAGCACACCGTGATGGGCATCTTCCGGCAGGTCAGCCGGCCCGCCTACGACGACGCGGCCCGTGACCAGGTCCTTTCCGCCCGTGAGGCCACCCCGCACGACCGCCATGCACTGCAGTCACTGCTGCGTGGGCGTGATACCTGGACCGTGGACTAG
- the mobA gene encoding molybdenum cofactor guanylyltransferase, producing the protein MGADAPLAAVVLAGGASRRMGRDKATLPHPSAATTMVEHTVEVLSARCAPVFVIAAPGQALPALPAEVLRDEVRGVGPLLATGRGLRAAADAGLERAFVSAVDMPFLSVEVIDALADYEGVDVVLPWDGRDHYLAGIYRTGLADHIDALVTAGERSMRALAETVVTQRVVVPFEHQLANINSPADMAQQPSK; encoded by the coding sequence ATGGGCGCTGACGCTCCGCTGGCCGCCGTAGTACTGGCGGGCGGTGCGTCGCGCCGCATGGGCCGCGACAAGGCCACCCTGCCGCACCCCAGCGCGGCGACCACCATGGTCGAGCACACCGTCGAGGTTCTCAGCGCCCGGTGTGCCCCGGTATTCGTGATCGCCGCACCCGGTCAAGCCCTTCCTGCCTTGCCTGCTGAGGTACTGCGTGACGAGGTCCGCGGGGTCGGTCCGCTGCTGGCCACCGGCCGGGGCCTGCGTGCTGCCGCCGACGCCGGGTTGGAGCGGGCCTTCGTCAGCGCCGTCGACATGCCTTTTCTGTCTGTCGAAGTCATCGACGCCCTGGCCGACTACGAGGGCGTCGACGTCGTGCTGCCCTGGGACGGCAGGGACCACTACCTCGCCGGCATCTACCGCACCGGGTTGGCCGATCACATCGACGCCCTGGTCACCGCCGGCGAGCGCAGCATGCGTGCACTGGCCGAAACCGTTGTGACTCAGCGCGTGGTGGTCCCCTTCGAGCACCAGCTGGCAAACATCAATTCGCCCGCCGACATGGCGCAGCAACCGTCGAAATAA
- a CDS encoding transglycosylase family protein: MSTIRRIVTLAVISGALALAGFVLSCGSASADSGVNWDAVAQCESGGNWAADTGNGFYGGLQFKQATWAANGGVGSPHQASREEQIRVAENVVQKQGIGAWPTCGQAAATPGFAVPVSNGSTATGAPAQDACANVLSGPFKSIDFNKMCQAIHDPGKAIANALGLR, from the coding sequence ATGAGCACCATTCGCAGGATCGTCACTCTGGCAGTCATCTCAGGAGCACTGGCTCTGGCCGGATTCGTGCTGAGCTGCGGAAGTGCTTCCGCCGACAGCGGGGTCAACTGGGACGCAGTGGCGCAGTGCGAATCGGGCGGCAACTGGGCGGCTGACACCGGCAACGGTTTCTACGGCGGTCTGCAGTTCAAGCAGGCCACCTGGGCCGCCAACGGCGGTGTCGGCTCTCCCCACCAGGCCTCCCGCGAGGAGCAGATCCGCGTCGCCGAGAACGTCGTGCAGAAGCAGGGCATCGGCGCATGGCCGACCTGCGGCCAGGCCGCCGCCACTCCCGGCTTCGCCGTCCCGGTCTCCAACGGCTCCACCGCGACCGGCGCCCCGGCCCAGGACGCATGCGCGAATGTTCTGAGCGGCCCGTTCAAGTCGATCGACTTCAACAAGATGTGCCAGGCCATCCACGACCCGGGTAAGGCCATCGCCAACGCACTCGGCCTTCGCTGA